From Bifidobacterium longum subsp. longum JCM 1217, one genomic window encodes:
- a CDS encoding cold-shock protein — MAQGTVKFFLAKKGFGFIQPDDGGEDVFVHYAEIKDDGSTNKFKMLYEGDRVEYTPASSGKGTQAKDVVKLSSGEARSE, encoded by the coding sequence ATGGCACAAGGTACCGTGAAGTTCTTCCTTGCCAAGAAGGGGTTCGGGTTTATCCAGCCGGACGACGGCGGCGAGGACGTTTTCGTGCACTACGCGGAAATCAAGGACGACGGCAGCACCAATAAGTTCAAAATGCTGTACGAGGGCGATCGCGTGGAGTATACGCCCGCTTCGTCCGGCAAAGGCACGCAGGCAAAGGATGTTGTCAAGCTGTCTTCGGGTGAAGCCCGCTCCGAGTGA
- the groL gene encoding chaperonin GroEL (60 kDa chaperone family; promotes refolding of misfolded polypeptides especially under stressful conditions; forms two stacked rings of heptamers to form a barrel-shaped 14mer; ends can be capped by GroES; misfolded proteins enter the barrel where they are refolded when GroES binds): protein MAKIISYDEEARQGMLEGLDKLANTVKVTLGPKGRNVVLDKTYGAPTITNDGVSIAKEIDLEDPYERIGAELVKEVAKKTDDVAGDGTTTATVLAQSLVHEGLKNVVAGSNPIALRRGIEKATEVIVKELVAAAKDVETKDQIAATATISAADPEVGEKIAEALDKVGQDGVVTVEDNNRFGLDLDFTEGMRFDKGYIAPYFVTNADDQTAVLEDPYILLTSGKVSSQQDIVHVAELVMKTGKPLLIIAEDVDGEALPTLILNNIRGTFKSCAVKAPGFGDRRKAMLQDMAILTGAQVVSDELGLKLESVDTSVLGHAKKVIVSKDETTIVQGAGSKEDIDARVAQIRAEIENTDSDYDREKLQERLAKLAGGVAVIKVGAATEVEAKERKHRIEDAVRNAKAAIEEGLLPGGGVALVQAAAKAEKTEAVTSLTGEEATGAAIVFRAIEAPIKQIAENAGVSGDVVINTVRSLPDGEGFNAATDTYEDLLAAGVTDPVKVTRSALQNAASIAGLFLTTEAVVANKPEPKSAAPAAGADMGY, encoded by the coding sequence ATGGCAAAGATCATCTCTTATGATGAGGAAGCCCGTCAGGGCATGCTGGAGGGCCTTGACAAGCTCGCCAACACCGTCAAGGTCACTCTGGGCCCGAAGGGCCGCAACGTCGTGCTCGACAAGACCTACGGCGCTCCGACCATCACCAACGATGGCGTGTCCATCGCCAAGGAAATCGACCTTGAAGACCCGTACGAGCGCATCGGCGCCGAGCTGGTCAAGGAAGTCGCCAAGAAGACCGACGACGTCGCCGGTGACGGCACCACCACTGCAACCGTGCTTGCTCAGTCCCTGGTTCACGAGGGTCTGAAGAACGTGGTCGCCGGCTCCAACCCGATCGCCCTGCGTCGCGGCATCGAGAAGGCCACCGAGGTCATCGTCAAGGAACTCGTCGCTGCCGCCAAGGACGTCGAGACCAAGGACCAGATCGCTGCTACCGCCACCATCTCCGCCGCTGACCCTGAGGTCGGCGAGAAGATCGCTGAGGCTCTGGACAAGGTCGGCCAGGACGGCGTTGTGACCGTTGAAGACAACAACCGCTTCGGCCTGGACCTCGACTTCACCGAGGGCATGCGTTTTGACAAGGGCTACATCGCCCCGTACTTCGTCACCAACGCTGACGACCAGACCGCAGTGCTCGAAGATCCGTACATTCTGCTGACCTCCGGCAAGGTCTCATCCCAGCAGGACATCGTGCACGTGGCCGAGCTGGTCATGAAGACCGGCAAGCCGCTGCTGATCATCGCTGAGGACGTCGACGGCGAAGCACTGCCGACCTTGATCCTGAACAACATCCGTGGCACCTTCAAGTCCTGCGCCGTCAAGGCCCCGGGCTTTGGCGACCGTCGCAAGGCCATGCTGCAGGATATGGCCATCCTGACCGGTGCTCAGGTTGTCTCCGACGAACTGGGCCTGAAGCTCGAGTCCGTCGACACCTCCGTGCTCGGCCACGCCAAGAAGGTCATCGTCTCCAAGGACGAGACCACCATCGTTCAGGGCGCTGGCTCCAAGGAAGACATCGACGCTCGCGTGGCCCAGATCCGCGCTGAGATCGAGAACACCGACTCCGATTACGACCGTGAGAAGCTGCAGGAGCGTCTGGCCAAGCTGGCTGGCGGCGTGGCTGTCATCAAGGTCGGCGCTGCCACCGAGGTCGAGGCCAAGGAGCGCAAGCACCGCATCGAAGATGCCGTGCGTAACGCCAAGGCCGCCATCGAGGAAGGCCTGCTGCCTGGCGGTGGCGTGGCCCTCGTTCAGGCTGCTGCCAAGGCCGAGAAGACCGAGGCCGTCACCTCCCTGACCGGCGAAGAGGCTACCGGTGCCGCCATCGTGTTCCGCGCCATCGAGGCCCCGATCAAGCAGATCGCCGAGAACGCCGGCGTGTCCGGTGACGTGGTCATCAACACCGTCCGCTCCCTGCCTGATGGCGAAGGCTTCAACGCCGCCACCGACACCTACGAAGACCTGCTGGCCGCCGGTGTGACCGACCCGGTCAAGGTGACCCGCTCCGCTCTGCAGAACGCCGCCTCCATCGCTGGTCTGTTCCTGACCACCGAGGCCGTCGTTGCCAACAAGCCGGAGCCGAAGTCTGCTGCCCCGGCCGCCGGTGCCGACATGGGCTACTGA
- a CDS encoding uracil-DNA glycosylase produces the protein MIKPLSELVEPGWAHALADVEPTIHHMGDFLRAENAAGRPWLPASHNILRAFTIPFDSIKVLIVGQDPYPTPGHPVGLSFCVAPNVHPLPKSLINIYKELVDDLGVPMPTNGDLTPWTERGVMLLNRCLTVGVGRPNSHQGKGWEEVTEAAIRALNARTDADGKPQPLVAILWGRNAQSLEPLLTNAFIIKSPHPSPLSASRGFFGSKPFSRANQALVTMGADPVDWTL, from the coding sequence ATGATCAAACCATTGAGCGAACTGGTAGAGCCAGGGTGGGCCCATGCCTTGGCCGACGTGGAGCCCACCATCCACCATATGGGCGATTTTCTTCGTGCGGAAAACGCCGCCGGGCGCCCGTGGCTGCCGGCAAGCCACAATATTCTGCGCGCGTTCACCATCCCGTTCGATTCCATCAAGGTGCTGATTGTCGGCCAGGACCCCTACCCGACCCCGGGTCACCCGGTGGGTTTGAGCTTCTGCGTGGCGCCAAATGTTCACCCGCTGCCGAAAAGCCTGATCAATATTTATAAGGAATTGGTTGACGACCTTGGGGTGCCCATGCCCACCAACGGCGATCTGACACCGTGGACGGAACGTGGGGTGATGTTGCTCAACAGATGTCTGACTGTCGGCGTCGGGCGGCCAAATTCGCATCAGGGCAAAGGCTGGGAGGAAGTCACCGAGGCCGCGATTCGTGCGTTGAACGCGCGCACGGACGCCGACGGCAAGCCCCAGCCGCTGGTGGCGATTCTCTGGGGGCGTAATGCGCAAAGCCTCGAGCCATTGCTGACCAATGCCTTCATTATCAAATCGCCTCATCCGAGTCCGCTGTCCGCTTCCCGCGGATTCTTCGGCTCCAAACCATTCTCCAGAGCCAATCAAGCCCTAGTCACCATGGGTGCCGACCCGGTGGATTGGACTCTTTAG
- a CDS encoding LytR C-terminal domain-containing protein, protein MARDTMTYESYEPDSFDNPPKGPVGVHRGARSVMARLCPFIVVILVAALCGVGAWAWISGEYKNVVGGSSQTATTSKSDSSSKAETKNSTKDDSSSTSTDSSKDSTSDSAKSDTDSDTTSSNENQNSDQQSQQSEAIATVNKATQVRVVNATGIQGYAGQQADVLQTAGYTSVEATNPSGTLPASSVVWYQNETDKATAEDVATTLGISAVEQVQGLAVPITVVLLN, encoded by the coding sequence ATGGCACGCGACACGATGACCTACGAATCCTATGAACCGGATTCCTTCGACAATCCTCCGAAGGGACCGGTGGGAGTTCACCGTGGCGCTCGTTCGGTAATGGCCCGCCTCTGCCCGTTCATCGTCGTTATTCTGGTGGCCGCGCTGTGCGGTGTCGGGGCCTGGGCATGGATTTCCGGAGAATACAAGAATGTAGTGGGAGGATCGTCCCAGACGGCGACCACGTCCAAGTCCGATTCGTCCAGCAAGGCTGAGACCAAGAACAGCACCAAGGATGATTCCTCGTCCACTTCGACCGATTCGTCCAAGGACTCGACTTCGGATTCGGCAAAGTCCGATACCGACAGTGACACGACATCCTCGAATGAGAATCAAAACTCCGATCAGCAGTCTCAGCAGTCCGAAGCCATCGCGACTGTGAATAAGGCCACGCAGGTGCGTGTGGTCAACGCCACAGGAATCCAAGGATATGCGGGTCAGCAGGCCGATGTGCTGCAGACCGCCGGTTACACCAGTGTCGAGGCGACCAATCCGAGCGGCACATTGCCGGCTTCTTCCGTGGTGTGGTATCAGAATGAGACCGATAAGGCCACCGCTGAGGATGTGGCGACCACGCTTGGCATTTCGGCTGTGGAGCAGGTGCAAGGACTCGCCGTTCCCATTACGGTGGTGTTGCTCAACTAG
- a CDS encoding AAA family ATPase: MTLFPTQPNIPSPTTAARPVAVPAPGVSAPLGADDAKRARILADAIRARFAQTLVGQDNLRESLIVTLVAGGHILIESVPGLAKTTAAQTLATCVSGSFKRVQCTPDLMPSDLVGTQVFDFASQKFTTQIGPIHANFVLLDEINRSNAKTQSAMLEAMAEGATTIGGQRIALPKPFMVIATENPIEEEGTFNLPEAQMDRFMMKAVMTYPSPDEEARMLAMLTRRGSDMIGPDTITGERISVSDVDFLRKAARRVHVSDAIMRYAVDITATSRGAGSRPIKGLSSLVRLGASPRATIALTRIGQAKALLSGRDYVVPEDLKAFAHEVLRHRIMLTFEALADGVVSDQIVDKIVETVPVP; encoded by the coding sequence ATGACTTTGTTCCCCACGCAACCGAACATACCTTCGCCGACCACCGCCGCACGACCGGTCGCCGTTCCCGCGCCCGGCGTGTCGGCTCCGCTGGGTGCCGATGACGCCAAACGCGCACGTATCCTGGCCGACGCCATTCGGGCGAGGTTCGCCCAGACACTGGTGGGTCAGGATAATCTACGCGAATCGCTTATCGTGACCTTGGTGGCCGGCGGGCATATTCTTATCGAATCCGTGCCGGGCTTGGCCAAGACCACGGCCGCCCAGACGCTCGCCACCTGCGTATCCGGCTCGTTCAAGCGCGTGCAGTGCACTCCTGATCTCATGCCATCTGATCTGGTGGGCACGCAGGTCTTCGATTTTGCGTCGCAGAAGTTCACCACGCAGATCGGTCCGATTCACGCCAATTTCGTACTGCTGGACGAGATCAACCGTTCGAATGCCAAAACCCAGTCCGCCATGCTTGAGGCCATGGCCGAGGGTGCCACGACCATCGGCGGGCAGCGTATCGCCTTGCCCAAGCCGTTCATGGTGATCGCCACCGAGAATCCGATCGAGGAGGAGGGCACGTTCAACCTGCCCGAAGCCCAGATGGATCGTTTCATGATGAAGGCCGTCATGACCTATCCTTCGCCCGACGAAGAGGCTCGGATGCTGGCCATGCTCACCCGCCGCGGCTCCGATATGATCGGTCCCGACACCATCACCGGCGAACGCATTTCCGTGTCCGACGTTGATTTTTTGCGCAAGGCGGCACGCCGCGTGCATGTTTCCGACGCGATCATGCGTTATGCGGTCGATATCACCGCCACGTCACGAGGTGCCGGCTCCCGCCCCATCAAGGGACTGTCGTCCTTGGTGCGTTTGGGCGCCTCGCCGCGCGCCACCATCGCCTTGACCCGTATCGGCCAGGCGAAGGCGTTGCTGTCCGGGCGCGACTATGTGGTACCCGAGGACCTCAAGGCGTTCGCTCATGAGGTGCTGCGCCACCGTATTATGCTGACGTTCGAGGCACTGGCCGATGGCGTGGTCAGCGATCAGATCGTCGACAAGATCGTCGAAACGGTTCCTGTTCCGTGA